From the Desulfosarcina sp. BuS5 genome, one window contains:
- a CDS encoding TonB-dependent receptor has product MKQRCSIKKRRLSIIITGIVWLFFAYAGHAEEEKKNALMAGDKKSDVYVLEDITVTGKLIRPTKQTGDSLYTGTSVTKKGIELMGTPAKTSVYNVLDIIQGLNVESKDPYGLSGTDIRIRGAKGYYIGMTVEGIPNYGIMPIGAREDIYDMENMESVSLYKGASPADLGTGSGNRGGSIELQLRRPENKAGIELGQSFGSKDFVRTFLRIDSGELPTKTKFFGSYSYTDADKWKGKGDLGGRDHVTLGLNQQFGDAVNIDLFYNFNESERHFLKNLSYEQADHINRDDNFYHHYNNELTSDPKKDINYYDYNRGKFINRDFMSIIDINISEKFNLSLKPYYSSEDANFWEGRKGFPVMGYTQPKKPGVLKKIRELERYGVIPEINFDISGFGITAGYWFESHDLEKYVKRYVTTPSGLEYNGYMYYAKNDGHGEIHSPYAKVSYELNKFKFQAGLKYFYYEEPASTGYTSDAALNLKEDPDISLKETDYDEVLPTLGIGYEFTENTRMYFNYGRNYMRPYAYVPTTNLYAMKKKLFKKANMTLQDIFDDWEMETSDNFDLSFRYSHKYFSIAPVFFYSKHNDLLASIDDPRIIKNNKPVAYYQNVGDATSYGFELELNFYPSKNLIVYFNPSYTDMSFDDDFKRDDNILKIEDNQIPDTPEWIVKSGLIYTINNFEISPTVKWIGSRYGDALNKERIDDYAVVDLNFGYRIDDFGGLREAKVGLELSNLFDERYVGAIEASDTGTGADYFAGSPFTAIFTVSGKF; this is encoded by the coding sequence ATGAAGCAACGATGCAGTATTAAAAAAAGAAGGTTATCGATTATAATCACAGGGATAGTCTGGCTGTTTTTTGCATATGCAGGCCATGCGGAAGAAGAAAAGAAGAATGCTTTGATGGCTGGCGATAAAAAAAGTGATGTATATGTATTGGAAGACATTACAGTTACCGGCAAATTGATCCGTCCAACCAAACAAACGGGGGATTCTCTTTATACAGGAACATCTGTAACCAAAAAAGGAATCGAGCTTATGGGCACACCTGCCAAAACAAGCGTTTATAATGTGTTGGATATTATCCAGGGTCTTAATGTGGAAAGTAAAGACCCTTACGGGCTAAGCGGCACAGACATACGTATACGGGGGGCAAAAGGATATTATATCGGCATGACAGTTGAAGGTATTCCGAATTATGGGATCATGCCTATTGGAGCGAGAGAAGATATATATGATATGGAGAATATGGAAAGCGTCAGCCTTTATAAGGGAGCAAGCCCTGCTGATTTGGGTACAGGCTCCGGTAATAGAGGCGGCTCAATAGAATTGCAATTAAGAAGACCCGAAAATAAGGCAGGAATTGAGCTGGGTCAAAGTTTTGGTTCTAAAGACTTTGTCAGAACATTTTTAAGGATTGATTCAGGAGAATTACCAACAAAAACAAAATTTTTCGGATCATATTCTTATACAGATGCAGATAAATGGAAAGGGAAAGGGGATCTTGGGGGAAGAGATCATGTAACATTGGGACTAAATCAGCAATTTGGTGATGCGGTGAATATAGACCTGTTTTACAATTTCAATGAAAGTGAGAGACATTTTTTAAAAAATCTTAGTTACGAGCAGGCTGATCATATAAACCGTGACGATAATTTTTATCACCATTACAATAATGAACTTACGTCAGACCCTAAGAAAGATATAAATTATTATGATTACAATCGCGGAAAATTTATAAACAGAGACTTTATGTCAATTATTGATATAAATATTTCCGAAAAATTTAATTTGTCTTTGAAACCTTACTATTCCAGTGAAGACGCAAATTTTTGGGAAGGGAGAAAAGGCTTCCCGGTGATGGGATATACCCAACCAAAGAAGCCTGGTGTATTAAAGAAAATTAGAGAATTAGAACGATATGGCGTCATACCTGAAATAAATTTTGATATTTCAGGATTTGGAATAACAGCCGGTTACTGGTTTGAATCTCACGATTTAGAAAAATACGTTAAAAGATATGTCACTACTCCCTCTGGATTGGAATACAATGGGTATATGTACTATGCAAAAAATGACGGGCACGGGGAAATTCACAGTCCTTACGCCAAGGTATCTTACGAACTGAACAAATTCAAATTTCAGGCAGGGCTGAAATATTTTTATTATGAGGAGCCGGCAAGCACCGGATACACTTCAGATGCAGCGCTTAACCTGAAAGAAGACCCTGACATCAGTTTAAAAGAAACAGATTACGATGAAGTTTTGCCTACGCTTGGCATCGGCTATGAGTTTACTGAAAACACCAGAATGTATTTTAATTATGGCAGAAATTACATGAGACCTTATGCGTACGTCCCCACTACAAATCTATACGCTATGAAGAAAAAACTGTTTAAGAAGGCCAATATGACATTGCAGGATATATTTGATGATTGGGAAATGGAGACATCCGACAATTTTGACTTGAGTTTTAGATACAGTCATAAATATTTTTCCATAGCTCCTGTCTTTTTCTACAGCAAACATAATGACTTATTGGCCAGCATTGATGACCCAAGAATAATTAAAAACAATAAGCCGGTTGCTTATTATCAGAATGTCGGCGATGCCACCTCATATGGATTTGAATTGGAGCTGAATTTTTATCCATCAAAAAATTTGATTGTCTATTTTAATCCCAGTTACACGGATATGAGTTTTGACGATGACTTTAAGAGAGATGATAATATCCTGAAAATTGAAGACAACCAGATTCCCGATACCCCGGAATGGATTGTTAAGTCAGGCTTGATCTACACGATTAACAATTTTGAGATCAGCCCCACAGTCAAATGGATTGGCAGCAGATATGGCGATGCCTTGAACAAAGAAAGAATTGATGATTATGCGGTTGTTGACTTGAATTTCGGATATAGAATAGATGATTTTGGGGGATTAAGAGAAGCAAAGGTTGGCCTTGAACTGAGTAATTTATTTGATGAAAGATACGTTGGCGCAATTGAAGCAAGTGATACCGGAACAGGTGCAGACTACTTTGCCGGATCGCCTTTTACGGCGATATTCACAGTAAGCGGAAAGTTTTAG
- a CDS encoding DUF4198 domain-containing protein, with translation MKTEKEKRRWLQGYILILSLLIFAPQANAHDLWLGLDHYDQKVGDTAKVFLHMGHSLPFSDFSRPEKMKDFFYLEPTGKKKNFILKKYDPESFFNEVGVDLNIRKEGTYLAVAAMKPIFVSKTTEGKKRKSKKELSNAISCRHVEFFTKAIFYAGKPGGSAYNKVLGHAIEMIPQKDPCLLKAGDYFPLKVLFKGKPLAGELVYATYVGFSTRAEYPFTAKTDTDGIVNIRITQPGIWWVKIPLKKVREETSECDVDQYAAILTFEVK, from the coding sequence ATGAAAACAGAAAAAGAGAAAAGAAGATGGTTGCAAGGGTATATATTAATCCTTTCATTGTTAATATTTGCGCCACAGGCAAACGCGCACGACCTGTGGTTGGGGCTTGATCATTATGATCAAAAGGTTGGAGATACCGCAAAGGTCTTTTTGCATATGGGACACTCCCTTCCCTTTTCCGATTTTTCAAGGCCTGAAAAAATGAAGGACTTTTTTTATCTGGAGCCGACCGGAAAAAAGAAAAATTTTATATTAAAAAAATATGATCCAGAATCCTTTTTTAATGAGGTGGGAGTCGATTTGAACATCCGCAAAGAGGGGACTTATCTTGCTGTTGCGGCCATGAAGCCTATATTTGTCAGCAAAACTACGGAAGGCAAGAAAAGAAAAAGTAAAAAAGAGCTTTCAAACGCGATATCTTGCCGGCACGTGGAATTTTTTACCAAAGCAATTTTTTATGCGGGAAAGCCGGGCGGCTCCGCCTATAACAAAGTTTTGGGACATGCCATTGAAATGATTCCGCAAAAAGATCCCTGCCTGCTTAAAGCCGGCGATTATTTTCCGCTAAAAGTGCTTTTTAAGGGAAAACCCCTGGCAGGGGAGCTTGTTTATGCCACTTATGTCGGGTTTTCAACAAGGGCGGAATACCCGTTCACTGCCAAAACAGACACGGATGGAATAGTGAACATCCGTATCACACAGCCGGGTATCTGGTGGGTAAAAATTCCGTTAAAAAAAGTGCGCGAAGAGACATCAGAGTGTGATGTTGATCAATATGCCGCCATTTTGACCTTTGAGGTAAAATAA
- a CDS encoding SAM-dependent methyltransferase: protein MIKSKFIAVLLFAIFIFVYSLAPPAHAKEEGKLYVIGMGPSGPDLTAPRGLAVLEKADIFLCPPYIQKNFPQYINPAKVAFDPWKGIHDEEAIKLRKTDHGKWLQRVEKRKKKVFNFVMDAINKKKTVVMLDSGDPCVYGPSLYWLLKGFDYQYLEVIPGISAFNAASAALKKPMIGEGINFVMLTAPHSIFGRSFEKGDELLKDLSKYNVTMVFYMAISSMDRLVEKFSKYYPAELPMAIVYYAGYSEKEKVLKSSLGKILDDLKKTDEKWMGLLIIGKAVK, encoded by the coding sequence ATGATTAAGTCAAAATTTATAGCAGTTTTACTTTTTGCGATATTTATCTTTGTTTATTCTTTGGCGCCTCCGGCTCATGCAAAAGAGGAGGGAAAACTTTACGTAATAGGGATGGGGCCGTCAGGGCCTGATCTCACGGCCCCAAGGGGGCTGGCGGTTCTTGAAAAGGCGGATATTTTTTTATGTCCGCCTTATATTCAGAAAAATTTTCCACAGTATATCAATCCCGCAAAAGTTGCTTTCGACCCCTGGAAAGGCATTCATGACGAAGAAGCAATAAAGCTGCGTAAAACCGATCACGGCAAATGGCTGCAAAGGGTGGAAAAACGAAAGAAAAAGGTTTTCAACTTTGTAATGGATGCCATTAACAAGAAAAAAACCGTGGTTATGCTGGACAGCGGAGACCCTTGTGTTTACGGCCCCTCCCTTTACTGGCTCTTAAAAGGGTTTGATTATCAATATCTTGAAGTGATTCCCGGAATAAGCGCATTTAATGCGGCAAGCGCCGCCCTGAAAAAACCGATGATAGGGGAAGGGATTAACTTTGTCATGCTTACCGCTCCCCACTCCATATTCGGAAGATCATTTGAAAAGGGCGATGAGCTTTTAAAGGATCTTTCCAAATATAATGTTACCATGGTTTTTTACATGGCCATTTCATCAATGGACAGGCTTGTGGAAAAATTCAGCAAATATTATCCGGCTGAGCTTCCCATGGCTATTGTCTATTATGCGGGGTATTCGGAAAAAGAAAAGGTTTTAAAGAGCTCATTGGGCAAGATTTTGGATGATCTGAAAAAGACTGATGAAAAATGGATGGGGCTTTTGATAATCGGCAAGGCCGTTAAATAA
- a CDS encoding nucleoside hydrolase, translating to MFKFFTRIQFVKFPGKQAGLFIILFFFLFPCFAHSHTYKISVIVDTDAALDDIRAVIMLINSGMADIPLIVTSDGAASPMAGAVNLRRLLDQFEINNTKIVAGRILEKSAPQWRTLSEDICLPEKTRRSVLNSVPANGAHQIAKCLKAGNSDVVYLCLGPLTNLADALLIEPEIKSRISRIIYFGASPESPYLGWNTIRDMNSASVVFNSGLQIYCFGLQNKKLPHFNSKLYKQIGALNTPASRLVTSIHKTAAAQKLLTENHFYVWDELAVIFMNRPPLFKFIPAEKNPLIMYLSSYDRKGVHSAYLKLLGFAADSHILSRHPVLLKEIPSDPSFFREDIQPFVKKIIKKHGLEEWKAALLTNEFHRHLGIYSIIGAKMGIRAREILHAPMDGIHVVSKAGNRPPLSCMNDGLQVATGASLGRGAIRILDTAVFPAAEFVYQGRKLTLKIKKEVSEMIKKDIDSAVLEFGGVNREYFVHIRKLSIDYWLELNRKKIFEEILVRDW from the coding sequence ATGTTTAAATTTTTTACGAGAATACAGTTTGTAAAATTTCCAGGAAAACAAGCAGGTCTTTTTATTATCTTGTTTTTTTTCCTCTTCCCGTGTTTTGCGCATTCACACACTTATAAAATTTCCGTTATTGTTGATACTGACGCTGCTCTTGATGATATTCGGGCGGTTATAATGCTGATTAATTCCGGTATGGCTGATATCCCGCTGATTGTCACATCCGACGGAGCGGCGTCACCAATGGCAGGAGCCGTAAATTTGCGCCGGCTCCTTGATCAGTTTGAGATAAATAATACAAAAATCGTTGCGGGACGGATTTTGGAAAAGAGCGCTCCGCAATGGCGCACCTTATCAGAGGATATTTGCCTGCCCGAAAAGACCAGGCGCTCTGTTTTGAATTCTGTACCGGCCAATGGCGCTCATCAGATTGCAAAATGCTTGAAAGCAGGAAATAGCGATGTGGTTTACCTGTGTCTCGGTCCGTTGACAAATCTTGCTGACGCGCTCTTGATAGAGCCTGAGATTAAAAGCAGAATATCGAGGATCATCTATTTTGGCGCTTCTCCTGAAAGCCCATATCTCGGCTGGAATACAATCAGGGATATGAACTCGGCCAGTGTAGTATTTAATTCAGGTCTGCAAATCTACTGTTTCGGTCTTCAGAATAAAAAATTGCCGCACTTTAACTCAAAACTTTATAAACAGATTGGGGCATTGAACACACCGGCTTCCAGGCTTGTAACGAGTATTCATAAAACCGCTGCCGCACAAAAGCTGCTGACTGAAAATCATTTTTACGTGTGGGACGAATTGGCGGTAATTTTCATGAACCGGCCACCTTTGTTCAAATTTATCCCGGCAGAAAAAAATCCCCTGATAATGTATCTTTCATCCTATGACAGAAAAGGTGTCCATAGCGCCTATCTGAAGCTTTTGGGATTTGCGGCTGACTCTCATATACTCTCCCGACATCCGGTGCTCTTAAAGGAGATTCCGTCTGATCCTTCTTTTTTTAGAGAGGATATCCAGCCCTTTGTAAAAAAAATTATAAAAAAACATGGTCTTGAAGAATGGAAAGCCGCTCTTTTAACAAATGAGTTTCACCGGCATCTGGGGATATATTCAATCATAGGCGCCAAGATGGGAATAAGGGCCAGAGAGATCCTGCATGCGCCTATGGACGGCATCCATGTTGTTTCAAAGGCTGGCAACAGACCGCCCTTAAGCTGCATGAATGACGGACTCCAGGTTGCAACCGGCGCCAGCCTTGGAAGGGGAGCAATCCGGATTTTAGACACAGCAGTTTTCCCTGCTGCCGAGTTTGTATATCAAGGCAGAAAATTGACATTAAAGATAAAAAAAGAAGTATCTGAAATGATAAAAAAGGATATTGACTCGGCTGTTTTAGAATTCGGCGGAGTAAATCGGGAATATTTTGTCCATATTCGAAAACTATCCATTGATTACTGGCTGGAGCTCAACCGCAAGAAGATTTTTGAAGAAATTTTAGTAAGGGATTGGTGA
- a CDS encoding response regulator, whose product MYEKKILFIDDDESQRQMINDIIKRFGYAVKTAADSGEAMQILESEKYSLIIMDLNMPGVDGMALCKRIRKTDSKSVIYALSGHAAEFKPERFEEIGFNGYLFKPVKIKVLKMAIKGAFERAAIRKEEATL is encoded by the coding sequence ATGTATGAAAAAAAAATTCTGTTTATTGACGATGATGAATCTCAAAGGCAAATGATTAATGATATAATTAAAAGGTTTGGATATGCTGTAAAGACTGCCGCTGATTCCGGAGAAGCGATGCAAATCCTGGAAAGTGAAAAATACTCGCTTATAATAATGGATTTAAATATGCCGGGAGTAGACGGCATGGCGTTGTGTAAACGTATCAGGAAAACCGATTCTAAATCTGTAATCTATGCATTATCAGGACATGCTGCTGAATTTAAGCCTGAAAGATTTGAGGAGATCGGGTTTAACGGTTACCTGTTTAAACCTGTAAAAATCAAGGTGCTGAAAATGGCGATAAAGGGCGCTTTTGAACGGGCAGCTATAAGAAAAGAGGAAGCAACGCTATGA
- a CDS encoding carboxypeptidase-like regulatory domain-containing protein produces MKYKKLTIYLWAIFFLLPVLARAHGVKGKISSGGIVVTAEYDTGEPMSYATVKISAPAAKLTFQSGRTDRNGRFCFFPDMPGEWKVVVDDEMGHRLDVPVSVNEAMELKTNEQTGRSSGSSLSKYKKALMGICIIFGISGVLFLWRGKREKNPSA; encoded by the coding sequence ATGAAATATAAAAAATTAACGATTTATTTGTGGGCCATATTTTTTTTGCTCCCGGTTTTAGCGCGCGCTCACGGCGTAAAAGGAAAAATAAGCTCCGGCGGCATCGTAGTTACGGCCGAATACGACACAGGAGAACCTATGAGCTATGCCACGGTAAAAATTTCAGCCCCTGCCGCAAAATTAACCTTTCAGTCGGGGAGAACAGATCGAAACGGCCGATTCTGTTTTTTTCCGGATATGCCGGGAGAGTGGAAAGTCGTGGTGGATGATGAGATGGGACACAGGCTCGATGTCCCTGTTTCTGTGAATGAGGCAATGGAATTGAAAACAAATGAGCAGACAGGAAGATCATCAGGCAGCTCCTTGTCGAAATATAAAAAGGCTCTTATGGGTATCTGTATCATTTTTGGAATTTCCGGGGTTTTATTTCTATGGAGAGGAAAAAGGGAAAAGAACCCTTCCGCTTGA
- a CDS encoding Slp family lipoprotein, translating to MEFPGFYFYGEEKGKRTLPLDEIEYHYPLIMIRKIHLLRPKKEEKFYKYPYPHRYYPPWYYYPYCHLW from the coding sequence TTGGAATTTCCGGGGTTTTATTTCTATGGAGAGGAAAAAGGGAAAAGAACCCTTCCGCTTGATGAGATAGAGTATCATTATCCTCTTATTATGATCAGGAAAATTCATCTTTTAAGACCAAAAAAAGAGGAAAAATTTTATAAATACCCTTATCCCCACAGGTATTATCCGCCATGGTATTATTACCCGTATTGCCATCTGTGGTAA
- a CDS encoding class I SAM-dependent methyltransferase: MEKIKTSIKKYWNWRSRSYGFDKDKSIKTAESWESVLKGLVPGDPGKRAIDIGTGRGQFAIYLARLGFCVTGIDLSENMISQAMEHAKKNALAIDFKIQDAEDLQFKDNTFDVVVSRNLLWTLPDPNKAVKEWRRILKPGGVLVVSDGFWMNYTWKRLHHLVLNLAKNIFRNDSMISARFFLSYAAFQKRLPFYEGICFEDADSLLQEARFKEIKVHDTSCFGTNPYLKKKRMNNIEPLFFIASAKA, from the coding sequence ATGGAAAAAATAAAAACTTCGATTAAAAAATACTGGAACTGGAGAAGCCGGAGCTATGGCTTTGATAAGGATAAATCAATTAAAACAGCAGAAAGCTGGGAATCGGTATTAAAGGGTCTGGTTCCTGGCGATCCGGGAAAACGTGCTATCGACATAGGTACCGGGCGGGGACAGTTTGCGATATATCTTGCGCGGCTCGGTTTCTGTGTAACAGGAATTGATCTTTCCGAAAATATGATATCCCAGGCAATGGAACATGCAAAAAAGAATGCCCTTGCTATAGATTTTAAAATTCAGGATGCGGAAGATCTGCAATTTAAGGACAACACTTTTGATGTTGTAGTATCAAGAAATCTTTTGTGGACACTCCCTGATCCGAATAAGGCTGTCAAAGAATGGCGCAGAATTCTGAAACCCGGAGGCGTTCTTGTAGTATCAGACGGATTCTGGATGAATTATACATGGAAACGGCTCCATCATCTTGTTTTGAACCTGGCTAAAAATATATTCAGAAACGATAGTATGATTTCCGCGCGTTTTTTCTTAAGTTATGCTGCTTTTCAAAAGCGCCTTCCTTTTTATGAGGGGATATGTTTTGAAGATGCTGACTCGCTTTTGCAGGAGGCCCGGTTTAAAGAGATCAAAGTGCATGACACATCCTGCTTTGGCACAAATCCTTATCTTAAAAAGAAACGGATGAACAATATTGAGCCGTTATTTTTTATTGCATCTGCAAAAGCATAA
- a CDS encoding ABC transporter substrate-binding protein produces MSRYFLLHLQKHKILFLVVLFVSLPVYAQDLANELVIAMPFGPSVKAVDPAKGYNGWYTNEAGVTETLFILDFDLNLAPWLAESYKNVTPLAWEIKLKQGVRFHDNSSFDATAVKWTFDRITDKNSPVFNKRLHGLLDIKKITVLGKHTILFETNRPNGSFLYNL; encoded by the coding sequence TTGAGCCGTTATTTTTTATTGCATCTGCAAAAGCATAAAATTTTATTTTTAGTGGTTTTGTTTGTCTCTTTACCCGTGTATGCACAGGATTTAGCGAATGAACTGGTTATAGCCATGCCTTTCGGGCCTTCAGTAAAAGCTGTTGATCCGGCCAAGGGTTATAACGGGTGGTATACCAATGAGGCGGGAGTTACGGAAACCCTTTTTATTCTCGACTTTGACTTAAACCTGGCGCCGTGGCTGGCCGAGTCATATAAAAACGTAACTCCCCTGGCCTGGGAGATTAAATTAAAACAAGGGGTGCGGTTTCACGACAACAGCTCTTTTGATGCAACTGCCGTTAAATGGACTTTTGACAGAATAACGGATAAAAACAGCCCTGTATTCAACAAACGGCTGCATGGTTTGCTGGATATCAAAAAAATTACGGTTCTTGGTAAACATACCATCCTGTTTGAAACAAACAGGCCGAATGGATCATTTTTATATAATTTGTAA
- the tnpC gene encoding IS66 family transposase — protein MTHDEALALYNAGLKVTVKILCDLSNTIEFQEEQIKALEVKVAKLSKNSSNSSKRPSSDEITKPKNQKEGNRKIGGQPGHERHLRTPFTEDEINKTHPYILTVCPVCDGEVHIIDAPPRIIQQMELPELPIIKEEHRSYPVWCEKCQQIHYMPFPANIVKEGLFKERLTALVAYMKNVCHASFSTIRKFIRDVLGENVSRGYLRKVIEKVSQSLEAPYSELLNRLPFEEAVNVDETGHKENKDKFWTWVFKAEMYVLFKIDKSRGSKILIDVLGKEFNGVLGCDYFSAYRKYMKDFNVTIQFCIAHLIRDIRFLTTLPDKETKAYGEKLLDEVRNMFKVIHDRDNIIPEDFTNALEKAKARIITAALEDVPSRLNKDGKEEKREAKNMANRFRKHGKEYFEFITTPEIGPTNNVAEQAIRFIVIDRYVTHGTRSIKGRKSCERLWTVIATCALQGRSAFNFILEAVKAYFKNDPAPSLIPDTS, from the coding sequence ATGACGCATGATGAAGCATTGGCTTTGTATAATGCCGGGCTGAAAGTTACGGTCAAAATCCTGTGTGATTTAAGCAATACTATTGAATTTCAGGAAGAGCAGATAAAGGCTTTGGAGGTCAAGGTTGCCAAGCTTTCAAAAAACTCATCTAATTCCAGCAAACGCCCTTCTTCTGATGAGATCACAAAGCCAAAAAATCAAAAAGAAGGAAATCGTAAGATCGGAGGCCAACCCGGACATGAGAGGCATCTTCGTACTCCCTTCACCGAGGATGAGATAAACAAAACTCATCCATACATACTAACTGTTTGCCCTGTATGCGATGGGGAAGTTCATATAATTGATGCGCCTCCTCGTATTATCCAACAAATGGAACTGCCGGAGCTGCCGATAATCAAAGAAGAACATCGTTCGTATCCGGTATGGTGCGAGAAATGTCAGCAAATTCATTACATGCCTTTTCCTGCTAATATAGTCAAGGAAGGGCTCTTCAAAGAGCGCTTGACAGCCTTGGTTGCCTATATGAAAAATGTCTGTCATGCATCGTTTTCCACAATCAGAAAATTTATCCGAGACGTCCTTGGAGAAAATGTTTCCCGTGGATATCTGCGAAAAGTAATTGAAAAAGTAAGTCAGTCCCTGGAAGCGCCATACAGTGAATTGCTCAATCGTTTACCTTTCGAGGAAGCAGTAAATGTCGATGAAACCGGCCATAAGGAAAACAAAGACAAGTTTTGGACATGGGTTTTCAAGGCTGAAATGTATGTGCTGTTCAAAATCGACAAGTCCCGTGGATCAAAAATTTTAATTGATGTTTTGGGTAAAGAGTTCAACGGAGTACTGGGTTGTGATTATTTTTCGGCGTATCGCAAGTATATGAAGGATTTTAACGTTACTATACAGTTTTGTATCGCCCACTTGATTCGGGACATCCGGTTTTTAACAACTTTGCCAGATAAAGAAACAAAAGCATATGGCGAAAAACTTCTGGATGAAGTCCGAAATATGTTCAAGGTTATTCATGATCGTGACAATATAATCCCGGAAGACTTCACCAATGCTCTTGAAAAGGCTAAGGCAAGAATTATTACAGCAGCCTTGGAGGATGTTCCGAGTCGACTGAATAAAGACGGTAAAGAAGAAAAACGGGAAGCCAAAAATATGGCCAACCGATTCCGCAAGCATGGTAAAGAATATTTTGAATTTATCACAACTCCCGAAATAGGCCCTACCAACAATGTGGCAGAACAGGCAATCCGATTTATCGTAATAGATCGTTACGTAACTCACGGTACACGCAGTATCAAAGGACGAAAAAGTTGCGAACGGTTATGGACTGTAATTGCAACATGCGCATTACAAGGCCGATCAGCATTCAATTTTATATTGGAAGCAGTTAAGGCGTACTTCAAGAATGATCCCGCCCCATCCCTTATACCTGATACCTCATAG
- a CDS encoding DUF4338 domain-containing protein, whose amino-acid sequence MESVITYRRRSVTRQNIATVRRIIESHPDKSRRFISQEVCREWNWRQSNGVLKDMICRSLLLLLESKGFIKLPARKCTPPNPLAKRKKTSWVIVDKTPVHCSVEDLFPIKLDQVRRTSFEKIFNGLVSEYHYLGYTQPVGEHLKYIAFSHNRPIACLAWGSAPWYIGARDRFIGWSKKIRENNLHLIANNLRFLILPWVQVPCLASYLLALNRHRLLQDWKTLYHHPVYLLETFVDTERYRGTCYKADNWICVGQTTGQGKLSKSKQPLLSKKAVYVYPLTKNFRRELCHDA is encoded by the coding sequence ATGGAATCAGTCATAACATATCGGAGGCGATCAGTCACCAGGCAAAATATAGCGACCGTCAGGCGGATTATTGAATCACATCCTGACAAAAGCAGACGCTTCATTTCTCAAGAAGTCTGCAGGGAATGGAACTGGAGACAGTCTAATGGTGTTCTTAAAGATATGATCTGCCGAAGCCTGCTGCTTCTTTTGGAATCAAAGGGTTTTATTAAACTGCCTGCCCGAAAATGTACCCCTCCCAACCCTCTTGCAAAGCGAAAAAAAACATCCTGGGTAATAGTCGATAAAACTCCTGTTCATTGTTCTGTCGAAGACCTGTTTCCTATAAAACTTGACCAGGTTCGCAGAACTTCTTTTGAGAAGATATTCAATGGTCTTGTAAGTGAGTACCATTATCTTGGTTATACTCAACCAGTTGGGGAGCATCTCAAATATATTGCATTTTCTCATAATCGCCCTATTGCGTGTTTGGCATGGGGGTCAGCGCCATGGTATATTGGAGCACGAGATCGTTTCATTGGCTGGAGCAAAAAGATTAGAGAGAACAATCTTCATCTAATCGCCAACAATCTCCGTTTTTTGATCCTGCCATGGGTTCAAGTCCCTTGTTTGGCATCATATTTATTGGCATTGAACCGTCATCGCTTGTTACAAGATTGGAAAACTTTATATCATCATCCGGTTTATCTGCTTGAAACCTTTGTTGACACAGAGCGCTACCGCGGTACCTGTTATAAAGCGGATAATTGGATCTGTGTGGGGCAGACAACCGGTCAGGGCAAGCTCAGCAAATCAAAGCAACCACTACTTTCCAAAAAGGCTGTTTATGTTTATCCCTTGACTAAAAACTTTCGCAGGGAGTTATGTCATGACGCATGA